The window CGGCTCCTCCGCGTTTATTCCCGGGCAGGATGCATCGTAGTAGAGCCAGAGGGTTTCACCTTTGTATCGGAGCGGCCTCTCGCCCTCGACACCGAGGGGTTTGCGGGAGACCATGAAGGGATAAATCCTGCAGATTACCGGATTCACATCGTGAACACGGCACTTTCCGGTCTCCGGGTCGTGGAAGACGCAGCCCAAGTCCCACTCCCTCACCGCGAGGACGAAGCGTATCTTATCCCCCTCAACCGAGAACGTCACAAAGTCCTGGGGGTCGTGACCGGTCTTCGCTATTCTCTCTATATCATTCAAAGTTAGATAGATGTGCCTCCCCCTGCAGCAGTCGAGGCAGTAGAGACACCTGAAGGGCACCGGCTCGGTGAATGGTTTTGGTTCGAACCTCATGAAGTTTCATTCAGGAGAAAGGTTAAAAATGCATCGGAATATTTTCGAAAACTATTCGACGAAAGGTTTTTATCAGTTCGAAGTGGATACTTTATTTGCAAAAAAGCGTTTTGGAGGTAGTACCTATGGATGAAGTTAAGAAACCTTCCGGGGCCGAGGGTGAGAAGAAGCCGATGACCCCGGATGAGTACAGGGAGGAAACGGCCAGGAAGCAGGTGGCCAGCCTGATGGCGCACTGGCAGTGGTATCTGGTTCTGGGAATCGTCCTGCTCGTTCTCGGTATCGTCGGTCTCGGCATACTGCCGTTCGTGACCCTTGCCAGCATCGCGGTCTTTGGAGTTTTCCTCATAATCGGTGGTGTCATTCTGATAGCCGTTGCACTGTTCACCCGCGGTGAGAGCGGGGGGACGCGGATATTCCAGCTCGTGCTGGCGGCGCTCTACATAATAGCCGGAGCGGCAATGCTGGAGGAACCCCTCCTATCGGCCCAGATACTGACGTTCATACTGGGCGGCGCGTACTTCATCTTCGGTATCGTCAAGGTTCTCATGGGCTTCAAGACCGAAGGTGGGGGCGTGGTAATCTTCTCGGGCGTCATCGACTTCTTCATAGGGGTCATGATACTCGCCAACTGGCCCGAGTGGAGTCCGTGGGTCATAGGCCTCTTCGTGGCGATTGAGCTTATGGTCGCAGGTGCGAGCTTCGTAGCACTGTCCCTCGGGGCAAGGTCTATGAAGAACAAGCCCGAGGCCCAGGCATGAGCCAGAAAAGCGAAAGA of the Thermococcus sp. 21S7 genome contains:
- a CDS encoding YkgJ family cysteine cluster protein — its product is MRFEPKPFTEPVPFRCLYCLDCCRGRHIYLTLNDIERIAKTGHDPQDFVTFSVEGDKIRFVLAVREWDLGCVFHDPETGKCRVHDVNPVICRIYPFMVSRKPLGVEGERPLRYKGETLWLYYDASCPGINAEEPEATITPEEIAELGLQFEEEFEKTNMEGFARLLDGLEK
- a CDS encoding DUF308 domain-containing protein; the protein is MDEVKKPSGAEGEKKPMTPDEYREETARKQVASLMAHWQWYLVLGIVLLVLGIVGLGILPFVTLASIAVFGVFLIIGGVILIAVALFTRGESGGTRIFQLVLAALYIIAGAAMLEEPLLSAQILTFILGGAYFIFGIVKVLMGFKTEGGGVVIFSGVIDFFIGVMILANWPEWSPWVIGLFVAIELMVAGASFVALSLGARSMKNKPEAQA